The following nucleotide sequence is from Cytobacillus luteolus.
AAAATTGAAGATAAGCTTGTAGAAGAAAGGAAAAACCTATCAAAGGAATACTTTCAAAACAGTACTGCAGAATTTACTAGCATCATGACAACTCTTTCTTCAATTGATGAATGTATCGGTAAATACTCCCTAGAGAAAAATTCAAACAACTCTGTAAAAAAACATACAATTGGAAAAGGAACTTTTTCGTATAGATTGAGTTATTAAATCAGTCCTATTTCTCATATAGGTAGAATCTGTTATGATGAAATAGGGTGATGTTTATGATTAATAACGATTTAATTGCTTTAACTAACAATTTGTTAGAAAGGGCAGAAGAATCCATTCACAGGTTAGAATCAGTAAAAGGAAACGAAGACTACGAACCTGACTTCTTCGGTGAAGTAAAGCCTTATGCTGATGAGGTGCATGCAACTCTTGATAAGTGGAGAGAGTTGACACTAACTTGGATACAAAAAGAAAATCCAAAATACTTATATAAACTACAAATCGATACAGCGATTGAAAACATAGAACTTCTCATTGTTCAATCATTCTACAAAGACACAAGAGAAAAAAGAGCAAAAGAAACGTACCAATCAATTGTCTACACTCTAAAATCAATACTAGATCAAATACATCAAAAGCAATAAGTACAAAAAATGAAAAAGGAAGGTAAAAAACAAATTGTTTTTTGTCCTTTTTTTATTTTTTGAAATTCTTTAAATATAAAGTGGGGAGTTGATTGGAGGGGAAGGCACGTGACTCCTGCGGGAAATAGAGGAAAGGTCGAGACCCCGCAGACGGACGTCGAGGAGGATCGACTTCCTCCCCGCGGAAAGCAAGTGCCTGGACCGGAAATCAACGACATCATAACTGATATTACCTAAATAAAAGGTGCTTAAGTTTATACTTAAGCACCTTTTATTTTTTATAAGTCGTCTTCTTCTTTAAGATAAACTGGTTTGTTTCCATTTCTAGCTACAGGCTCAATTGCAAATTCTACTTTTGTTGTTTCCTTTGTTTCTGCTTTAAATCCATGTTTCGGAACTTTTGGTTCATGTCCCTTTTCCTTATGGTTAAAATGTTTACCGCGACCCATAGTTAATCAAGCCTCCAAATTAGGATTTCTACAGTACTTAATATTTCATTTTCTACTGGAGGATATAACATGTTTTAATTGCCAAGTTTTAAAAAGGTTACAATTCAATTAATTCATCAGTATTCTCAGGGTTAAGTGCTCCATTCATTTCGAGCTCACGAACAAAATTACGATAATCAATGATTGTGATTTGATTTTTGATATAAAGCTGCTTTGCTAAATCCAATAATTCATTGTTATCTACCGGCTCATACATTTTCAACTGGATAAACTTTTCTTTAAGTTCGTTTAATATCATATAATTGCCCCCCTGATATAAGTCTTATCAGAATCATAGCATGGATAGGCCATTATTTATGATTTTTGAAAAATTGAAACTTCCGACAACTCGAGTCTACTCTTGTCGAATAATGGTCTCATTCTTTACCTTTTGCATTAACACTTTGGGACATTTTACATAAACTATTGTAACGCAATATATGAGGGGGGAAAGTTGTGTTTACTCATAGAAAAAACCCACGTAGAAATGGGTTTCCACAAAATTATCAATCAAATGGTTGGCCGCACTATTATGGTCAACAGCCAATGGGACCGAATTATCAACAACCAATGGGACCGAACTATCAACAATCACAACAATTTACTATGCCAAATCAAATGTATAACAATGTTCCATATCCTACACCTTATTCAGCACAGCAACAATATCAGACACCATATCCACTTCAACAGAACCAGTTTGCACAAAACTCAAAACCTTCAGGAGTGCAGTCTATTATGAGCCAGTTTAAGAACAAAGATGGTTCCTACAATGTTGATAAAATGATGAATACAGCTGGACAAATGATTGGTGCAGTGAACCAGATAGGATCAATGGTTCAAGGTTTTACAAAGACATTCAAAACTTAGAGACAGTAAAATAAACAAAAAAAGTTTAAACAAGCTCATCATAACTAATGAAATCCCCTATGCTTCTAAATAGTAGTTTGAATACTATATAGGAGAAAGGGAGGTATTTGAGATGCTAGAAGCAATGTTTAGTCAGATTTCAATCCATTCACAGTTGGTGTTAGTTGTACCGGCTTTAATCGTGCTAGGATTTGCTCTAAAACATACTCCAAAGGTTCACGATTGGATGATTATTTGGATATTATTGTTTGGAGGCACACTTGCTAGTGTAATAAAGCTAGGTTTTACAGTAAACGGAATTGCAAACGGTCTAATTGCTGCTGGTGCAGCGATAACAACACATCAATTTGTTAAACAATCCCGTAAATCTAGAGGTAAAAAAAAGGATTGTTAGAAGCTACCACTTATCAATTGGTAGCTTTTTTATTTGAGTCCTGTAAGAGGTGAAAATAGTCAAATTTTAGCCAAATACCGGCCTGTTTAGCCCGCCAAAAACAGCTGACAATTCAAAACGGACTCACAGGCCGTTATTTCAAGAAGACAAAGGTTAGTTCCGACCTTAGTGGACTCAGAGGCTCTTATTTGAAGAAAAGTGTGTTAAAACTCCCATCTTTTATATTAATAACGGCCTATGAGTCCGCGTTAGATGGAAAATAGTCAACTTTTACCCAAATACCGGCCTGTGAGTCCGTCAAAAACAGCTGACAACTCAAAACGGACTCACAAGCCGTTATTTCATGAACATAGAAAGTATTCCAATCTTAGCAGACTCAGTGAACACTACACGTGGAAAATGTGTCTAAAAATTTCTATTGCAAGTTTTTGTCTTGAGGAGTAAACTCCTTCTATAAACTAAATATTTCGGAAGTCGAAAAAGGACGTTGTTCATGAATTATTCATCAGAGCATATTAAAAATAATGAAAAACTAAGTATATTAAATGGAGCTTCCTCAATCGTTGCAAATAGCCTTGTAAGTGGCTTTATTCCTTTATTTGCAATAGGGGTACTAGGTGCTACAAACCAACAGGTTGGCCTAATAAGCTCACTACCATCTTTAATGAGTATGCTAGCAATGATCCCAGCTGCAATGTGGATCAATAGACTCGAGACTAAAAAAACGTTTACTGGATTATCAATATTAAGTGCTAGATTCTTCCTGCTGTTAATGGTCTTTATTCCTTTTATAACAATTGTAAATCAGGCATGGATACTTGTTGTCTTAATTGCGTTAATGAACCTTCCCAATGCGATTGCTACACTTTCATGGCAATCGTTTATTGGGGATATTATTCCAGATAAGCGAAGAGGAGCTTTTTTTAGTGAAAGGAGCAGAATCTTAACCTTTGTTGGAATGGTTGTTACAATTGCTGCTGGTGTTGTTATTAGTCGCTTTGATAAGACTGACACATTTCCATACCAATTATTGTTTTTAGTGGGATTTATATTCGGTGTGATTGAAGTTTATTTCTTAATGAAGCATTATGAAATAAAAGTAGAGAAAGTAAAAGTAAAAGAGAAAAAAGCCTTTACCACAACTTTAAAAAAGATGATTAGTCATAGGCCTTATAGGAGTTTTGTTTTATGTGCAGTCCTATTTAATTTTGGATGGCAAATGGCCTGGCCTTTATTTACCATTTACCAAATCAATGATGCACAGGCTACTGCGATATGGATTAGTTTATTTACTGTAGTAAATTCCATTTCTCAAATGTTAAGCTACAAATGGTGGGGAAGATCTGCAGATAAGTGGGGTAACTCTGTCATGCTATTTATTGCAGGTATTGGAATGGCAACTGCTCCAATCTTAACCATACTATCAACGAATCTTATCTATTTAACGATAATAAATTTATTCTCTGGAATTTTTGTTGCGGGAACAGTTATGCTTCTTTTTAACCAACTGCTACATGTATCTCCTGAAAAAGAGCGAACATCATTTTTAGCCACATATAATATTATTTTGGGAGCTGTAGGCTTTATTGCACCCCAAATCGGCGTATTCCTACTCGAGCTATATAATATACAAATTGCCATGTCAATATCCTCTGGAATTCGACTGCTAGGAGGATTAGCGTTTTTATTAGTTGTAATCTATATAGAAAGAAAATCAAACAAGCACCCGTTAAACCCACTACCACTTAATGGATAAAAATGAAAAAGGTATTCACAAAGAAAAGTGAATACCTTTTTATTATTTCTGTTGTTTTTCTTCTTGATAGGACTTTGCTAGTAACAATTTAACTTCATTATAACTCAAGCCAGAATTTGCATTTAATCGTTTCACTTCATCTACATTAGTAGTAGAATATTTCTTTGTTGAAAATGGGTTATTCACTGCCTTACACATCCCTAAAACAACAATTCATATACTTCATTCAGTTCTTGAACACGATTATAATCCTGTGCATCCATTGCATGGTTTATTTCACCGGGTAATACTTGATTTAAAAATTCAATTTCTTGCTCATCTAACTCCCTCACAAAATCGCCTTCACTTTTATAAGACTTCTTTTCAAGTTTTTTGTAAATTTGAAGGGAAACTTGATGCTCCT
It contains:
- the yppF gene encoding YppF family protein produces the protein MILNELKEKFIQLKMYEPVDNNELLDLAKQLYIKNQITIIDYRNFVRELEMNGALNPENTDELIEL
- a CDS encoding YppE family protein; the encoded protein is MINNDLIALTNNLLERAEESIHRLESVKGNEDYEPDFFGEVKPYADEVHATLDKWRELTLTWIQKENPKYLYKLQIDTAIENIELLIVQSFYKDTREKRAKETYQSIVYTLKSILDQIHQKQ
- a CDS encoding MFS transporter; the encoded protein is MNYSSEHIKNNEKLSILNGASSIVANSLVSGFIPLFAIGVLGATNQQVGLISSLPSLMSMLAMIPAAMWINRLETKKTFTGLSILSARFFLLLMVFIPFITIVNQAWILVVLIALMNLPNAIATLSWQSFIGDIIPDKRRGAFFSERSRILTFVGMVVTIAAGVVISRFDKTDTFPYQLLFLVGFIFGVIEVYFLMKHYEIKVEKVKVKEKKAFTTTLKKMISHRPYRSFVLCAVLFNFGWQMAWPLFTIYQINDAQATAIWISLFTVVNSISQMLSYKWWGRSADKWGNSVMLFIAGIGMATAPILTILSTNLIYLTIINLFSGIFVAGTVMLLFNQLLHVSPEKERTSFLATYNIILGAVGFIAPQIGVFLLELYNIQIAMSISSGIRLLGGLAFLLVVIYIERKSNKHPLNPLPLNG
- a CDS encoding YppG family protein, with the translated sequence MFTHRKNPRRNGFPQNYQSNGWPHYYGQQPMGPNYQQPMGPNYQQSQQFTMPNQMYNNVPYPTPYSAQQQYQTPYPLQQNQFAQNSKPSGVQSIMSQFKNKDGSYNVDKMMNTAGQMIGAVNQIGSMVQGFTKTFKT
- a CDS encoding phage holin family protein yields the protein MLEAMFSQISIHSQLVLVVPALIVLGFALKHTPKVHDWMIIWILLFGGTLASVIKLGFTVNGIANGLIAAGAAITTHQFVKQSRKSRGKKKDC
- a CDS encoding sigma-G-dependent sporulation-specific acid-soluble spore protein CsgA; the encoded protein is MEQTLAYLRESLSNYTEEHQVSLQIYKKLEKKSYKSEGDFVRELDEQEIEFLNQVLPGEINHAMDAQDYNRVQELNEVYELLF